One genomic window of Deinococcus deserti VCD115 includes the following:
- a CDS encoding DUF1641 domain-containing protein produces the protein MARPVEFDPRVLQPTPHDRVAASTAESADALAEALELLRELHEHKILHTLVRVVQGGQGLSVHGLEILNEPGSVRAVRNLLELVKVLGSVEPEALTSVTGALSDGIKEGARRVQAGERAGIGELVSLARDPDVGLALGALVGVLRGFGKSLRERSSEAGAPHGPHS, from the coding sequence ATGGCCAGGCCCGTCGAATTTGACCCTCGTGTGCTTCAACCCACGCCTCATGACCGGGTTGCGGCCAGCACGGCTGAAAGTGCCGACGCGCTGGCCGAAGCACTGGAACTGCTGCGCGAACTGCACGAGCATAAGATCCTGCACACCCTGGTCAGGGTCGTCCAGGGCGGCCAGGGCCTGTCGGTTCATGGCCTGGAAATTCTGAACGAACCCGGCAGCGTGCGGGCGGTGCGCAACCTGCTGGAACTGGTCAAGGTACTGGGCAGCGTGGAACCCGAAGCCCTGACCAGCGTGACCGGGGCCCTGTCCGACGGCATCAAGGAAGGTGCCCGGCGGGTGCAGGCTGGAGAACGCGCTGGCATTGGTGAGCTGGTGTCGCTGGCCCGTGACCCGGACGTTGGTCTGGCCCTGGGCGCGCTGGTGGGCGTCCTGCGCGGATTTGGCAAGAGTCTGCGCGAACGCAGCTCCGAAGCTGGGGCTCCTCACGGCCCGCATTCCTGA